ACGGCGAGCACCGCGAGTCGCTGTTCTCCCTCACCTGGACCAAGGCGCCCGAAGCACCCGCGCTGGAGACACCCGTCGTGGTGTACGAGGTCCCCCGGGCGGACGGCCCCACGCCCGAGGCCGCGCACGCCGTCGCCGACCAGGTGCTGGCCCGCATCCAGGAGTGGCTCGCCGACAACGGCGGCAGCGAGGAGAAGCTCGCGGTCGTCACCCGTCGCGCGGTGCCGATCGAGGGCGAGGACGTCGATCTGAGCCAGGCACCCGTATGGGGCCTGGTCCGGGCGGCGGCTGCCGAGAACCCGGGCCGGTTCCTCCTGCTCGACCTGGGGGACGGGGCCACCGTGCCGCCCCTGGCCGACCGTCCCGAGACGGCGGTCCGCAACGGCGAACTGCTCGTCCCCGCGCTCACCCGCGTACCCGCCGCCGCGGTCGACGCGGAGCGCGCCCCGTGGGACCCGGCGACGACGGTACTGATCACGGGCGGTACGAGCGGACTCGGCGCCATCGTCGCCCGTCACCTGGTGACGGCGCACGGCGTCCAGCACCTCGTCCTGACCAGCCGCCGGGGCGCGAAGGCGCCAGGCGCGGCGGAACTCCACGCCGAACTGACCGCGCACGGCGCCCGGGTGGACATCGAGGCGTGCGACGTGGCCGACCGCGCCGCCGTCGCCGCCGTGCTGGACAGGCACCCCGTCGGGGCCCTGGTCCACGCGGCCGGCGTCGTGGACAACGGCCTTGTCCGCGGGCTGACACCGGAGCGTATGGACGCGGTCCTGCGCCCCAAGGTGGACGGGGCCTGGCATCTGCACGAACTGACGGCCGACCGCGACCTGTCGGCGTTCGTCCTGTTCTCCTCGATGGGCGGTCTGCTGCTCGCGGCGGGCCAGGGCAACTACGCCGCCGCCAACGTGTTCCTGGACGCGCTCGCCCGCCACCGCCACCAGGCCGGACTGCCCGTCACCTCGCTGGCGTTCGGCCTCTGGGAGGCCGAGACCGGCCTCGGCGAGCTGGCCGAGGCCGACCGCAAGCGCATGCTCCGCATGGGCCTGCCCGCCCTCTCGCAGGAGGAGGGACTCGCCCTGCTGGACGACGCGTTGCGTACGGGGGAGCCCGCGCTGGCGCCGTTCCGCCTGGACACCGCCGCCCTGCGGGCGCGCTCGACGGACCGGCTGCCCGCGCTGCTGCGCGGCCTGGTGCCCGCCTCGCGCCGCCGTACCGGCGGACCGGGCGCGGCGGGCGGCGGGGACGACGGCGCGGCACTGCGGCGCAGCCTCGCGGCAGCCGCCGACCAGGCCGAGCGTGACCGGCTCCTGGTGGATCTGGTGCGGACCCACGTCGCGGCGGTGCTCGGGCACGACGGCGTCGACGCCGTACGGGCGGACCGGGCCTTCAAGGACCTCGGATTCGACTCGCTCACCGCCGTTGAGCTGCGCAACAGCCTGCGTACGGCGACCGGGTTGAAGCTGCCCGCCACCCTGGTGTTCGACCACCCGACGCCCGACGCCGTCGCCGAGCGGCTGAGCGAGCAGCTGGGCGGCGACCAGGAACCGGCGGCCTCCCCACTGGACGCCGAACTGGCCCGTCTGGAGGCGGCGTTGGCGTCGGCGACGCCCAACGAGGAGACGTACGGCCGGGTCGCCGAGCGGCTGCGCGCCCTCGCGGCCGGCTGGGCCGAGACCCACAGGCCGGACGAGAGCGAGGAGACCGAGCTCGAATCGCTCTCGGCCGACGAACTGTTCGACGTTCTCGACGGCGAGCTGGACACGCGGTCCGCGCCGTAGAACCGCGCCGGACCGGAACAACCATCCACAACGAGGAGAACCACCCACGTGACCACCGAAGCGACCCCCACGTTCCAGCAGGCCGACGACGCGTTGATCAAGCTGCTCTCGCCGCCCTTCCCCGACGACCCGTTCCCCATCTACGAGACCCTGCAGTCGGTCAACCGGGTGCACAAGTCCGCGCTCGGCATCTACGCGCTCTCCGGGTACGAGGAGGTGACCGCGCTCCTGAAGATGCCCGACGTCCACAGCGGTGCCCGCGCCGCCGCGCAGATGCGTGAGGACTGGGCCGACCACATCTCGCTGCGGATGTACCTGAACTCGATGGTCACCCTCAACGCTCCCGACCACGGCCGTGTCCGTGGTCTGGCCAGCCGCGTCTTCACCCCCAACAAGATCAAGAAGATGCAGCCGGCGGTCGAGCGGCGGACCGACGAACTGATCAGCGCCATCATCGAGAAGTCCGAGGGCGGCGAGCCCGTCGACATCGTCGAGATGCTGGCCATGCCCTTCCCCGTCGCGGTCATCAGCGACATGCTCGGCCTGCCCTACGAGGACGGCAAGCGCACCTGGGAGCTGGCCGACGACTGGTCACGCGTCTTCTCCGGCATCTACACCGAAGAGGACCTGGTGGTCGCGGACTCCGCGGCCGAGGAACTGACCGGATACTTCCGTGACGTGATCAAGGCCTGCCGTGAAGAGCCCAAGGACGACCTGATGTCGTCGCTCGTCCAGGAGGCCACCAACGGCAAGCTCGACGAGGAGGAGCTGCTGGCGCTCATCCTCTTCCTGTTCACGGCCGGCTTCGCCGCCACCACCAACCTCATCGCCACCGGGGTGCTCGCCCTCATGGAGCACCCCGACGAGCTGAAGCGCTGGCGCGCGGACAAGAGCATCACCCCGACCGCCGTCGAGGAGCTGCTGCGCCACACCGCCCACACCACCGCGTCGAGCCGTCTCACCACCCGCCCCATCACCATCGGCGGCGTCGACATTCCCGAGGGCGTTCTCGTCCTGGCCCTGCTCTCCGCCGCCAACCGCGACCCGGAGAGGTTCCCGGACCCGCACCGCCTGGACCTCACCCGCGACAACGGCACCCACCTGAGCTTCAGCGCCGGCGCCCACTTCTGCTTCGGTGGCAGCCTCGCGCGTATGGAGGCCGCAGACCTCTTCCCGAAGCTGATCGACACGTTCGCGAGCATGGAGCTGGCCGGCACCCCCGGGCGCCGCGCCATCATGGGCCTGACCGGCTACACCTCGCTCCCGGTGCGCCTCACCCGCTGAACGGCCGGGTACCAGGTTCAACGCTCAACGCAAGAAAGGAGTCCCCGCGCGAACTTCGCGCGGGGACTCCTTACGTGTACGGGGGTCGTATGTCGTACCGGGTGGACGTTCCTACTCGGAGGCGGGTGTGGGGCTGGGCCGGCCCGTCGTGGCGTCGGCCTTCGTCTCGTCCGTCGCGTCGGGCGTCTTCACATGACGCAGCAGCAGCGCCGCGCCGACGGCGCCCACCAGCATGACGGCGCCGCCCACCGCCGCGCTGAGGTTCATCCCGCGGGTGAAGGCCTCTCCGGCCGCCTGGACGAGGGAGTCGCCCGCGTCGGCGGGCAGATGCCCGGCGACTTCGTGCGCACCGCCGAGCGAACCCTCGGCGGCCTCCTCCGCCTCGGGCGGCAGCCCGGACGTCGAGTCAGCGATGTCGCGGGTGTAGACGGCGGCACCGATGCTGCCCAGGATCGCGACGCCCAGCGCCCCGCCCAGCTGGTTGCTGGTCTCGGGCAGCGCCGCCGCCGCGCCCACGCGCTCGGCCGGGGCCGCGGAGACGATCAGGTCGGCGGTCAGGGGGATCGCCATGCCGACGCCGGCGGACAGCACGCTCGCGCCGACCACCGCCATGGCCAGGTCCGAATCGGCGCGCAGCTGCGTCATCATGGCGAATCCCGCCGACGCGATGACCATGCCGACGGCGATGATGTAGCCGGGGCGGATCTTCTTGGCGAGCCCGACGGCCACCGATGTCGTGACCGCCACCGCCAGCGGCGCCGGCAGGGTCCACAGTCCGGCCTCCAGCGGGCTCAGTCCGTAGACGAGCTGGATCCACTGGGTGGCGAACAGCAGGAAGCCGACCATCGCGAACAGGGCGACGAGGTTGACGCCGATGGACGCGGTGAACCCCCGGTCCCGGAACAGGCTGAGGTCGATCAGCGGGTTCGGGGCCGAGCGCTGGCGCATGACGAACAGCACGCCGACGACGAGACCGGCGGCGATGACGCCCGTGTGCTCCCAGGCGAAGCCGTCGTCGGCGAGCTCCTTGATGCCGTAGATGACCGGGAGGATGGCGGCGAGGGACAGGACGGCACCGATGAAGTCGAAGCGGCCCGGGTTGGGATCGCGGTACTCCGGCAGGAGCATCGGGCCGAACACCAGGATCAGGATCGTGACGGGGATGTTGATCAGGAAGACGGAACCCCACCAGAACTCTTCCAGCAGTGCGCCGGACACGATCGGTCCGAGCGCGGCGCCGCCGGAGAGACCGGCCGTCCAGATCGCGATGGCGGTACGGCGCTGGTTGGGGTCGTGGAACATGTTGCGGATCAGGGCGAGGGTGGACGGCGCGAGCACGGCCCCGGACATGCCGAGGACGGCGCGCGCGAGGATCAGCAGCTCGGCGCTGCTCGCGTAGGCGGCGGCGAAGGACGACGCGCCGAACACGACCGCGCCGATCATCAGCAGCTTCCTGCGGCCGATGTGGTCGCCGAGAGTGCCCATGGCGATGAGCAGTCCGGCGAGCATGAATGCGTAGATGTCGACGATCCACAGCTGCTGTGTGGCACTTGGCTCCAGCGACGCGCTGAGGAAGGGCAGCGCGAAGTACAGCACGGTCATGTCCATCGACATCATGAGGACAGGGACGACGAGGACGGCGAGGCCGACCCACTCCTTCAAGGTCGCGCGTTCGGGGCTCATGGAGTCGACTCTAGATCTGTATAAGTAATCCGTCTATGTCAAATTCTGTTTAGGACGATTGTTTAAGACAGATCTCTGAACACATGGCTAGACTCCACTCATGGGACACCGAGAGGATCTGCTGGCCGGCGCGAAGCAATGCCTGTACGAGAAGGGGTACGCACGTACCACCGCCCGAGACATCGTCGAGGCGTCCGGCGCGAACCTGGCCTCGATCGGCTACCACTACGGCACCAAGGAAGCGCTTCTCAACGCCGCGATCATGGAGGCGGCGGAGGAGTGGGTCCAGGAGCTGAAGGGGGCCCTGGCCGACGCGGCCGACCTGCCCGAGGACCCGATCGAACGGTTCCAGACGGTCTGGACGCGCGTGATCGAGCTGTTCGACCGTCACCGCCCCGTGTGGGGCGCCCAGTTCGACGCGATCTCCCAGCGCGACCATGTGCCGGAGGTCCGCCGCTTCTTCGCCGATGCGCAGCAGCAGGCGCAGAAGGGCCTGGTCCAACTCCTCTGGGACGGCAGCGAATTGTCACCGGAGGCCGAGGCCTCGGTCGGGCAGTTCTACCACGCGCTGCTCAGCGGCGTGATGATGCAGTGGGTGGTCAACCCGGACCACGCCTCGACGGGCGAGTCGCTCGCCGAGGCGCTGCGGACGGTCGCGGAGAACGCCCGGCACTTCCGGTCAGGTACGGCTCTCTGACGCCGCAGCGGCCTCGCGGGCCAGCTGTGCCCGGTCGACCTTGCGGTTGGAGTTCAGCGGGAACTCCGCCACGTGCAGGAAGGCCCTGGGCATCATCGGGTCGGGCAGATACGCGGACAGCTCCTTCCGCAGCGTGACCGGCGCGATGCGCTCACCGGTGTAGTAGAGGACGAGCTCCAGTCCGCCACCGGGGGCCGGGCGGGTCACCGTGGCCGCGTTCTGGACTCCCGTGCACTGGCGGACGATGTGGTCGACCTCGGCCAGCTCGACCCGGAAGCCCTGGACCTGTACCTGGGCGTCCAGCCGGCCGAGGTAGACCAACTCGCCGTCGTCCAGGCGCCGTACCCGGTCGCCGGTCCGGTACCAGCGGCGGCCGCCGCGCTCCAGGAAGCGGCCCTTGTCGTCCTCCGGGTCCAGGTAACCGGGTGTCATCTGCGGTCCTGTGATGCACAGTTCACCCTGCACCGGGGACTCGTTGTCCTCGTCCAGCAGCAGATGGTCGTGACCGGGGTGCACCTTGCCGATGGGGACGACGCCGTTCACGGCCTGGCGCTCCGAGATCTCCGGCGACCAGCGGTGCCCGGTGATGGTGACGGTCAGCTCGGTCGGCCCGTACAGGTTCTCGATCTTCGACTGGGGCGCGGCGACCTGCCAGTCGGCGGCGTCCTCGTGCAGCAGCGCCTCACCCGCGAAGAAGCTCCACCGCAGGGTGGGCATCGAGCCGGGCTTCAGGCTGCCCATCCGCCGGATGAACGAGATGCCGCTCGGGGTGGAGAACCACACCGTCATCCGCCGCTCGGCGAAGAACGCCGGCAGATCCCGGTGGGCCGCCGCGGGGATGGCGTGCACCGGCGCCCCCCGGCCCCAGGAGCAGAACAGCTCGAACATCGCGCAGTCGAAGTTGAGGCCGACGTTCTGGCAGAAGACGTCGTCGGGGCTGAAGTCGTAGCGCTCGTCCAGCAGGTTGAAGTAGTGGACGTTCGCCTCGTGCGTGATCGGCACCCCCTTGGGGCGGCCCGTCGACCCCGACGTGAACAGGACGTACGCGATGTCGGACGGCAGCACGGCCGCCGGCGCGTCGAGCGCCTTCGCGGGCGCCGCTTCGTCGAGGAAAGGCAGATCCAGCTCGGTCTCCGCGAGCGCGGCCCGGCCCGCCCCGTCGGCGATGACCGTCGAGACCTTGGCGGCGCTCAGCATGGAGCGGGTGCGCTCGGCCGGGAACCGCGGATTGAGCGGTACGACGGTGGCGCCGGAGTACAGCGCCGCCATGATCCCGACGTACGCGGTCAGGCTCTTGTCCGCCAGCACGGCGACGTTGTGCGGCCCCTGCGGAGCCATGGCGCGCAGCGCCCCGGCCCGGTGCAACGACAGCTCGTGCATCTCCTCGTACGTCAGGCTCTCGGCGTCCACACGGATCGCCGTACGGCCGGGCGACAGCGCCAGGCCGCTCAGGAACCGTTCGTGCAGACCGTTTCCGGGGACGGGTGTCTGGGTCATAGCGCGTACTCCGAAGAGGAAAAGGGGTGGGTAGGGGTGCCGACCGGTACTGCGCAGAGATTAGGTTGGCAGCGATGCCGACTATTCGGTAAACGTCGGGAAAACACAGGAGCCCGCATGTGGGACGAGTCTTTCGAGCAACTTCTCCGCAAACAGATTCCCTTGCTGGAACCGAATGAGGAGTTGACCGCCGAGTTGAGTCTGCGCGATTTCGGCCTGGACTCCATGGGAATGGTTTCCCTGCTGTCCTCGCTGGAGGACGAGTACGGCGTCCGATTCGTCGACGATGCCCTCAACACGGACAACTTCGCCACTCCGGGAACCCTTTGGAAAACCCTCGACGCCATGCGCTGACCGGTTTCTTCCCGCTATGCGATCGCGCTGCGACGGCGCGGTCGCATAGCCGTGTCCGGCTTCACGGCGACGACGTCGAACGCGCTGGTCATGACCTCCACACGGCCCCACAGGGCGTCCTGTC
The nucleotide sequence above comes from Streptomyces sp. NBC_01716. Encoded proteins:
- a CDS encoding amino acid adenylation domain-containing protein, with the translated sequence MTQTPVPGNGLHERFLSGLALSPGRTAIRVDAESLTYEEMHELSLHRAGALRAMAPQGPHNVAVLADKSLTAYVGIMAALYSGATVVPLNPRFPAERTRSMLSAAKVSTVIADGAGRAALAETELDLPFLDEAAPAKALDAPAAVLPSDIAYVLFTSGSTGRPKGVPITHEANVHYFNLLDERYDFSPDDVFCQNVGLNFDCAMFELFCSWGRGAPVHAIPAAAHRDLPAFFAERRMTVWFSTPSGISFIRRMGSLKPGSMPTLRWSFFAGEALLHEDAADWQVAAPQSKIENLYGPTELTVTITGHRWSPEISERQAVNGVVPIGKVHPGHDHLLLDEDNESPVQGELCITGPQMTPGYLDPEDDKGRFLERGGRRWYRTGDRVRRLDDGELVYLGRLDAQVQVQGFRVELAEVDHIVRQCTGVQNAATVTRPAPGGGLELVLYYTGERIAPVTLRKELSAYLPDPMMPRAFLHVAEFPLNSNRKVDRAQLAREAAAASESRT
- a CDS encoding acyl carrier protein → MWDESFEQLLRKQIPLLEPNEELTAELSLRDFGLDSMGMVSLLSSLEDEYGVRFVDDALNTDNFATPGTLWKTLDAMR
- a CDS encoding cytochrome P450 — its product is MTTEATPTFQQADDALIKLLSPPFPDDPFPIYETLQSVNRVHKSALGIYALSGYEEVTALLKMPDVHSGARAAAQMREDWADHISLRMYLNSMVTLNAPDHGRVRGLASRVFTPNKIKKMQPAVERRTDELISAIIEKSEGGEPVDIVEMLAMPFPVAVISDMLGLPYEDGKRTWELADDWSRVFSGIYTEEDLVVADSAAEELTGYFRDVIKACREEPKDDLMSSLVQEATNGKLDEEELLALILFLFTAGFAATTNLIATGVLALMEHPDELKRWRADKSITPTAVEELLRHTAHTTASSRLTTRPITIGGVDIPEGVLVLALLSAANRDPERFPDPHRLDLTRDNGTHLSFSAGAHFCFGGSLARMEAADLFPKLIDTFASMELAGTPGRRAIMGLTGYTSLPVRLTR
- a CDS encoding TetR/AcrR family transcriptional regulator, whose amino-acid sequence is MGHREDLLAGAKQCLYEKGYARTTARDIVEASGANLASIGYHYGTKEALLNAAIMEAAEEWVQELKGALADAADLPEDPIERFQTVWTRVIELFDRHRPVWGAQFDAISQRDHVPEVRRFFADAQQQAQKGLVQLLWDGSELSPEAEASVGQFYHALLSGVMMQWVVNPDHASTGESLAEALRTVAENARHFRSGTAL
- a CDS encoding MFS transporter translates to MSPERATLKEWVGLAVLVVPVLMMSMDMTVLYFALPFLSASLEPSATQQLWIVDIYAFMLAGLLIAMGTLGDHIGRRKLLMIGAVVFGASSFAAAYASSAELLILARAVLGMSGAVLAPSTLALIRNMFHDPNQRRTAIAIWTAGLSGGAALGPIVSGALLEEFWWGSVFLINIPVTILILVFGPMLLPEYRDPNPGRFDFIGAVLSLAAILPVIYGIKELADDGFAWEHTGVIAAGLVVGVLFVMRQRSAPNPLIDLSLFRDRGFTASIGVNLVALFAMVGFLLFATQWIQLVYGLSPLEAGLWTLPAPLAVAVTTSVAVGLAKKIRPGYIIAVGMVIASAGFAMMTQLRADSDLAMAVVGASVLSAGVGMAIPLTADLIVSAAPAERVGAAAALPETSNQLGGALGVAILGSIGAAVYTRDIADSTSGLPPEAEEAAEGSLGGAHEVAGHLPADAGDSLVQAAGEAFTRGMNLSAAVGGAVMLVGAVGAALLLRHVKTPDATDETKADATTGRPSPTPASE